The sequence aatattattttctgatttactATACCAGGGAAACTTTTCCAATTGCCACACATTCATCAATACCAGTATCTTCTCAGTTTCCTAACCTCAACACTTGgaagttgtttttatttaataacgTATAGATATTCTTTTGACATGACATCTTTTGGTTCTTTCTTCTTACTACTGGCTCAACATTTTCACTCATTATTCCAATTTCTACTTTGGTTGGGCTCTTTTAAGTCTATACTGCAATAGTACTACAAATAGctgctggaaaaaaaatagttCCTCAGACAGTTCTTTCTATTATAATTTATCCAAATTTGGAAACAAATTCTATGTAATcaaactttctgttttgttttcaagattttccCCACTAGTTCATCAGTCTCTTATATGGCTTCTTTGCTCCAGCTATATATAGTATGTTTTCTGTGTTCAGCTAGAACATGACCCTTACTGCATTCTTCCCTTTTCCATATTACTCCCTCCACACAAATTGTCTTCCCACATCTTTTGTGTCTGAACTGGGAATCtagtatttatcaaaatattgCAAAACTTCACTTTCTTCATGGATTTCCTCATACTTGATAGTTGACTGTTCATTCCATTACTTgctgtttctaatattttgtattcATACCTTTAGTCAGATAGAAAATTTATTTAGTTACTTACTTTTGTACCGTTTCTTTTAAGTCAGCCCAGTGGCATAATCAATATTCCTCCTATATCATGCTTCCTGTAGGCATGCTAGATAAAATTAAGCATATCCAAATAAGAAGTTTCTTAAATTACATGCTCCTGTGTgtgatatgtaatattttatatattttaaatgtttgcacattcttttaattattttttctgcattttttgtcTCCTTTATAGAAATAAGATGCTTCAATGTGGAgagtgtctcttttttcttttgtattaatcCCCATTGTGTCATATACATTACTTGATGcatagcataatttttttttcagctcagAGACTGTGTATTAAATCATTAGATTTTCAAAAATGAGGTTTAAAATTTGATATGAAGTTTAAAGATAGCTGTTACCTCTAAACTCTAGGAAAGAAATTGGAGCTTCCATAAAGTACTATAAAGTCATATAAACATTAATTtcctaaaaattgtattttatattaaaagatcTTGATTGCCATTTTGACTGGCATGGTTTCTGAGGCCTACATTTACTAATACTGTGTACAGCGAGTACAGTGAAGTCTGCTCTTTAATGATTGAGGCAGCTGGCCACAAATCCTGTTTACAGCTCTTGGCATCCTAAATTACACTTATTAAGTAAACCACACAGAGATAGCAGTCTGAAAACTTATAGActcttaaaataaatgcattagcACAGCTGTATCTTACATTATATCATGTTAGAGCTATAAGGCATTGTAGCTATTATGCTGTCCATATCCTTACGTTGGACACGAGGAAAGTGAAGCCCAAGCTCATGTGTCTACAATTCAGCAGAAGCCAGGCCTCTCGACTTTTTCTCCAACACTGGCTTTACTGCATTCTGCCAAGAtggtatatatgaaatataatatcAGTTTTTATGCCACAAAGTTTTGTATACTTGCAAAATACACAgcaagtttttctttattttttttaatgttctattttatttatttatttctttagtgtTTGGGGAACAGTTggcttttggttacatgaataagttctttagtggtgatttctgagattttggtgcacccatcacccaagcagtgtacactgtacccaatgtgtaatcTGTTACCCCTCACCCCTCTCCTACCCTCTCCTTCTagtcattatatcattcttatgacTTTGCATCTTCATATCTTAACtctcactgataagtgagaacatacaatatttggttttccattcctgagttacttcacttagaataatggtctccaattccatccaggttgctgcaaatgccattattttgttcctttttatagttgagtagtattccatggtatatatataccacattttctttattcacttgttggttgatgagcatttaggctggttccatatttttgctgctgcaaattgtgctgctataaacatgcatgtgcaagtgtttttgataaaacaacttctttttctctgggtagatacccaatagtgggatttctgggttgaatggtagttctacttttagttcttcaaggaatctttgtactgttttccatagtggttttactagtttacatttccaccaggagtgtaaaaatgttctcttttcaccacatgCATGCCAGTGTCtattagtttttgattttttaattatggccattcttgcaggtgtaaagtggtacctcattgtgggtttaatttgcatttcccagataattagtgatgttgagcattttcttttgtatttttgttggtcatttgtattttctattgagaattgtctgttcatgtctttgtcCCACTTTTggtgggattatttgttttttttctagctaatttgagttccttgtggattctgaatattagtcctttgttggatgcatagttcacaaatagtttctcccactctgtgggttttctctttactctgatgattattttgctgtgtagaagcttttttgtttaatGAGGTTACatctatttttctctgtttttgttgcatttgttttggggttcttggtcatgaactcttcgCATAAACCAATGTGTAGAAGAGTTTTTAtcatgttatcttctagaattgttatggtttcaggtcttagatttaaggttttgatccatcttgagtcgATTTTTGCTtaaggtgagaaatgaggatccagtttcattcttctacatgtgacttgccaattattccagtaccatttgttgaatagggtgtcctttccatactttatgtttttatttgctttgttgaagatcagttggctgtaggtatttgactttatttctgggttctctattctattccattggtgtatgtgccTATTCttacaccagtaccatgctgttttgataacCATAGCCtcgtggtatagtttgaagtcaggtaatttaATGCCTctagatttcttctttttgcttggttttgctttggctatgcaggctgttttttggttccatatgaattttaggattgtttcttcttatgtgaaaaatgatgatggtattttgataggaattgcattgaatctacagattgctTTTGAAAATGCACAGCAAGTTTTTCTTTGGACTTCTGGGAAGTAGTGAATTCAAAGCCATAATTTGAGTTGcattgatatttaaaatgtgaatatgaGGATGGGAAGACATGTAGTGCATGTAATGATggtaaatattctaaataatgGTAGccaaagaaaagtacaaaaacatatttcagtcattaagttttactttttctagtAGAACTATATGTTATTATCAATCTTTTAActtaaatgattaaaatttttccatttttttccccagctaTATGTGGTCATTTGAGAAAGCTCACCTCAGCATGGTTCAGATAATTACAGGACAACTTGTTGAGTCCTTTGATGAAGAATTTAGAACTCTCTATGCCAGATCCTGTGTCCCCAGTTCATTTGCTCAGGAAGAATCAGCAAGGGTGAAGCATGGCAAAGCCCTCTGGGAAAATGGCACTTACCAGCATTCGATTTCTTCATTAGCATCTGTTTCCAGCCAAAGAAACCTTTTTGGTAGACAAGACAAGATTCATAAACTAGATTCTAGTTACTTCAAAAACAGAGGGATATATACTTTAAATGAACATGACAAATATAACATAAGAAGTCACGGATACAAACCTCATTTTGTTCCAAACTTTAATGGTCCAAACGCAATACGTCAGTTCCAACCCagtcagataaatgaaaattggAAAAGACATAGTTATGCTGGGGAACAGCCGGAAACAGTGCCATACCTCCTGCTTAATAGAGCTCTGAATAGAACCAATAATCCACCTGGTAATTGGAAAAAGCCATCTGATAGTCTCAGTGTGGCGTCCTCATCACGGGAAGGCTATGCAAGCCACCACAACGCACCCGCCCAGAGTTTTGCCAATCGGCTTgcacagagaaaaacaacaaatcttGCAGACAGGAATTCAAATGTTCGGAGGTCTTTTAATGGAACAGATAACCATATCCGCTTTTTGCAACAACGAATGCCAACTCTTGAACATACCACAAAGTCATTCCTACGTAACTGGAGAATTGAATCCTACTTAAATGATCATTCAGAAGCTATACCAGACTCAAATGGATCAGCTTTAGGTGACCGATTTGAGGGCTATGATAATCCTGAGAATTTGAAGGCCAATGCCCTTTATACTCATTCTCGGCTTCGTTCCTCTTTAGTATTTAAACCCACTTTACCTGAGCAAAAGGAAGTTAACAGTTGTACAACTGGCTCCTCAAATTCAACTATCATTGGTTCTCAGGGAAGTGAGACACCTAAAGAGGTCCCAGACACCCCTACAAATGTACAGCATTTGACAGACAAACCCTTGCCAGAATCAGTCCCCAAGCTCCCATTGCAGTCAGAGGCACCAAAAATGCACACCTTGCAGGTTCCTGAAAACCACTCAGTAGCCTTAAACCAAACTACAAATGGCCATACTGAAtcaaataactatatatatacaacCTTGTGTGTAAATAAGCAGACAGAAAATCTAAAGAATCAACAGACTGAGAATCTACTTAAAAGGCGAAGTTTCCCATTATTTGACAACTCAAGAGCCAACTTAGATCCTGGAAATAGTAAGCATTATGTATATAGTACACTTACCAGGAATCGAGTTAGACAACCAGAAAAGCCCAAAGAAGATTTGCTGAAAAGTTCTAAAAGCATGCACAACGTGACTCATAACttggaggaggatgaggaggaagtcACCAAGGAAAACCCTCCAAGTAGCACTACTACCAAGTCAATTTCCATTGCTGCTTTACTTGATGTGAATAAAGAAGAATCCAACAAAGAACTCACTTCAAAGAAGGAAGTTAAGGGTTCCCCAAGTTTTTTGAAGAAGGGGTCTCAGAAGTTAAGGTCATTACTTAGCCTTACCCcagataagaaagaaaatctatCCAAAAATAAAGCACCTGCCTTTTATAGATTGTGTAGTAGCTCTGACACATTAGTTTCTGAGGGTGAAGAAAATCAAAAACCaaagaaatcagacacaaaagTTGATTCatctcctagaagaaaacattcttCCTCATCGAATTCTCAATGCAGCATCCACAAGAGTAAGGAAGATGTAACAATTAGTCCATCTCAAGAGATAAATGCTCCAtcagatgaaaataaaagaacaccTTCTCCAGGTCCATTTGAAAGCAAGTTGTTGGAAAGAGCAGGAGATGCCTCTGCCCCAAGATTTAACACTGAACAGATCCAATACCGAGACTCAAGGGAGATTAATGCAGTTGTTACTCCTGAAAGAAGACCAACTTCTTCTCCAAGGCCAACGTCCAATGAGCTTCTACGATCTCATTCAACTGATAGGCGTGTTTACAGTCGTTTTGAGCCGTTTTGTAAGATTGAGAGCTCTATTCAGCCAACAAGCAACATGCCAAATACCAGTATAAATCGCCCAGAAATAAAATCTGCGACTGTGAGCAACAGTTATGGCAGGTCTAGTCCAATGCTTAATTACAACACTGGTGTTTATCGCTCGTATCAACCCAATGAGAACAAGTTTCGAGGATTTATGCAAAAGTTTGGAAActttatacacaaaaataaatagctattGAAATGCAAAATGAATGAGGCTATAAATATTTGTCCAAAGAAAATTGTGGACAGTCTTTGTAACATGCCAATAGATTTTCCTAAGGACAGAATTATGGGTATGATATCTATGTTTACCAGTGTCCTtgtataaagttatttttctgtgtgATAAAGTTAGGGTCTGCTGTAGATAGAATTTCTCTGTAAACACATGATTTGTAAGTGGTAATGGTAAAAATAACAGGtgtatttaaatcattttctttagaCTGAAGATTTTAAGTCTTACTTAGAAACTTTCGTGGATGATGTATGGTGTATGGATTTTaaccatttccttttaaaaaggtCATACTACCCTCAGTAACCCTTTAtaatatgtctttataatattttcatatcttcaaaaatataagcaaatgggACAAAGCCTTTTTCTAAGATTAACTTTAAATTCTACAGGATAActtgttatattttattgatattaatttttctctgttgCATTGTACAGCTGTTTGGGCAACAGCAGtaccttttaaactttttttttttttttttttttttgcctgaagtGTTTGCAAAGTATCAGCCTCATGTAGTATAATGACATTCGTAGGAATTTATTTTCCTAAGCCTTTGAAAACGGTCTGGGATGTGCTTCTCTCTACACTGGACCCAGGGAGCTGTCCCCCTCTTACCCATAGGCTGCTGATTTTTTATAGTCATTCCTTACTTCACATTTAGAACAAACCAGTAGGAATTTAGAAAATCTGAATGGATtccccctcctttttcttttgtgtaaaagcttttagaaatgtaaatttctgCCTAAATTTTTGTCAGATTGGCATGACAATGCGAAGGGGTCCTTCTTGCGAAAAttcttgctcctttttttttctcttttgagatggagtcttgctctgtctcccaggctacagtgcagtggcatgatcttggctcactgcaacctctgcctccccagttcaaacaattctcctgcctcagcctcctgagtagctgggattacaggtgcacaccaccacacctggctaatttttgtattttcagtagagataggttttcactatgttggccaggctagtcttgaactcctgacctcatgatctgcccgcctcggcctcccaaagtgctgggattacaggtcttgCTCTTCTTTAAGTTGTGCCAAATATTATATGACTGCATAGTGTTTTTGTAAGAATATCATTGGGAAAATGAAAAGTTGTACTGGGCTAGTTTGTCCATGATTTGAGGATGATATTCAGATTATAAGATACCCTTTGTCTTTCTTACAGTAATGAAGTATAAGCTCCATATCTGTTCCAGAGACTTTAACTTGACTTTGCTTCATTCACAAAGAACAGAATTCAAGAAGCAATGCATCCTGTGAGAAGTGTGAAGTGTTTTTacatcactttaaatatattacttaatACATTATAAGTTGCTGTGTGGAGCAGTAtactgttgttttaaaaatggaagattcAGACAAATTTTTATAAGtatctcattaaaataattaaaataatggtaTAAAATATCtatgtcattaaaataattttccatagtATTTAGaaaccatgaaaaagaaaacatagcagGAGAAAAtatgacaggaaaagaaaacatagcaGGAGAAAAtatgacaggaaaagaaaacctaaCAAAGCCCCGAACCCACAGTTAACCAAACTAGACTGACTTTGTTATTACCCATTCTTTGTTAGTATTGGATGGGGAATTAGGATAATGAGCCATTAGGCAGTTCTGAAATGGAAAGCCCTGAAATTTAGTGCAATGTaactttaaaattgaaattatataaaggGTAGAAGTTTAATCATGTTTAATTACAACCAAAAGCCTATTGCCTTTTTGTACAGAAATTTCCTTAATTTCAGGAAATATAGATAGCTTATGGAAACATCCTTTTAAATAGTTCCTGAGCTCTTCCTCTTAAGTGGAATTGAGGAGTACAGAATACTTTATTTCATCATCCCCTGACAGGTAACTTACGCTTTTGCACAGCAGATTTACTTTTCTCtgcgttttttaaaaattgtttttcttgcatcttttttcttcaaaaatatctaTATTTGAGAATATGTACATAGCAACTTTCCAAAGTCTCTGTGGCCAAGAAACTCTCCAGGGATAAGACTGAGCAAGAATATAATACTTCAAAAAATTTACAGCTACTGTTTAAGTTTTAAACAGACACCACCACAGTTTGTGGATGAAATAGTTTTAGGCCAtatactttctgtctttttctccccATATTAATATTGGGGGACAGATAATATCACTTTGATGTACATTGATATTAAAGTTTGGTAATGCAGTTTTTACTCTATATGTAATACTGTACATTAGTTTTTAAGCAGAAACACAAGAAAATGGGTATAATTTCAAAGTAGTTCTTGGCAGATGGCTAGAGAATACTGTAAGTGACCCTGTATCCCAAATACGCAGATATCCCTCTATTACAAGTTTGGGATTAGCCATAATTCTGATAGGGCGTGTTCAGATATGGGGATATGTTGTCAGTCTACACTTGTGGAAGCAAATATCTTGTTTAATCAAGATGATGTCTAGTGTCATCTAGATAAACAATGCAAAAAGTTTAATTCTGGCTGAATTCAGCTTTACTCAAGATCCACATATTCAAGTATCGTTCCACAGAtatctctgtgttctgtgaatatCTGTTGATTCTTAATGTGCCTGTGGCTAAGGGATGCAAACTAGAATTGTTTTACACTGACTATATGTGTGACATGTacaatgctgtttttttttaaataactttatcaTGATATTCAGATAGATTCTGGGttctagaatatttaaaacaaaaaggataaaatgatAAACCAAAGAGTCAACttgttaacttttcttttttaagagatgggttcTCGCTTGTATGCCCAGCCTagactccaactcctgggcccaagcaatcctccagcctcaggttcctgagtagctcaacattttatatatgtacgatgttataaagaaatattctTCCAAATGAACTTCTGTTTTTAgatcaataaatgaataataaattattttgtacaaACATCAATATATTGTAagctgttgtttttttaatcttcataCTCTGCATTTCTGCATTCAAGCTCAGTCTTTCACCTAGTTATTCTAATCAGGAATTTAGAtgtggacatatttttaaatatttcttcatgaactttgaaatcatctttaaaatattattttgattagcaattatatttcatatagtaatttattcatatttgaaATTCAGTGGCAATTCTCTTCCTTTAAGTGAAATATTATATATCCACGTTCTCTTTAGTTCTGTTATTACTGTAATATAGTggttactttaaataatttttactttttttttttttttgagatgaagtcttgccctgtcacctaggttggagtgcagtggcaccatctcggctcactgccacctccgcctcctgagttcaggcaattctcctaccttagcctcctgagtagctgggattaaaggcacctgccacctaatttttgtacttttagtagagatgagctttcaccatgttggccaggctgctctccacctcctgacctcaagtaatccgcccccACTTgagctcccaaagtactggcattacaggcatgagccactgttcctggcctaatttttactttaaaagatagagaatctttaaaaaagaaaaaaaaaaaaatgatggctgACTTCTGTATAACTTCATAGCATTTGGTTTGagtaaaatattctaaatgtgCATTTGTATTAGTGACATTAAGTTACAGTCTGAGAATTAGTGAATTAAGACTCagaatttattagaaaaaatatcctTTTTATCACAGATTATGAAGTAGTTGAAATAGTGTGTATTGCAAATTAAAAATTGTGTCCTTTTAAAGGCAAATGTGCTTTTTAACTAGTTAATTATAATGAATGGTAGAACAAATGGTAGAATAAATTAATCATAAGTGCCAATGTTTAAGAAAAGCCTAGTTCAGTTAGCATAGTAAGGGAAATGGATAAGACTTCACTTTTGTGGCCATCTGAAAGGGAAGTTATCAATAGGTTCAGTTGGTTTAAGGAGTCAAAGACCATCTTGAGTAATTGGACCTGGGAAAGATGGAAGGGCATTGAAGGGGATATATGTGTATCCTGTCCAGGGAAACACTTGACGTAAGGGGAATTACCTGAGCTTCAAGCAGTGAGAAACACAAGCAAGAGATATACAGAGGAATATTTCTGAGTTAACAAAGGGTTAGTATGTTAAGTTTGGACATTTCTCCTATAATATGAATGTTTCAACAATCTGGCTGATTCATTTAACAGTTATACTGGGGACCTACTTTGTTCCAAGTATGTAGGTTATAGTAGGCTtttgatggaaaaaataaaaattaaaaaaaaaaaaaaggttgtctGGATAATCAGGATAATCAGAGGCTGCCAGCAAGTTTTCATACATGTTTTAAGAATACCCCAACTTACAGCAAAAGCCTGTGTTACTTGAGGGGTATTTGTCCTAACTTGTTACTTAATGTACTCCTAGTGCCTAAAAAAGGGTGCAATAAAAGATACCTGATAAATACTTGATGTGTGAATCCAGTCATTTCCTTAGCTGCAGTTAGGAAAATATAATAGTCCATTAATATCCATACATTAAAATAGGCATTTTATAACTACCTGAATAGGCATTTGTATTAGAAGATGTAGATAGGTTAATGCAGCAAGGGTGCTAGGTTAAACTTCAGCCACATTAACCCTAGAATCTGGGCATCTTTAAAGACCCGGAAGTACTGGTCTTCCTAGCATATATTTTTGTGCAGGAAAGAAAACCCCTGATGAATTCATCTTGAAGGAAAAAAGAGTAGAGCTCAACAAATCAAGTTCAAAGGCAATTGGTACATGAGGGAAGGGAGTGGTGATTTTGTGTTAGTCCTTTAGATTTTCAGCTACCATAGGCAGGTTGTATGGGAACCGTAATTGAAGAATGGCTCCTCTAAAATCTGTATAGTGAGGACAGCCTGGTGTCAGTAGTGACAGCAGCGAGTACCTTCACTGAGGACCTCAGAACACTCGACCTCTTGCTTTCAACAGCAGCCCTTGTGCTATTGTTGAAAGGTTGTAACAACTGCAGacacaatatacaaaatttgACTTTGACAGAATGATCACTATTTTACTTTCATTAGAAAGGTAAATTTagagtcgggcatggtggtgcatgcctgtagttccatctactcgggaggctgaggaattgcttgaacctggaaggcccaggttgcagtgatccaagatcgcgccactgcactacagcctaggtgagagagcaagactccatctgaaaaaagaggtaaatttttaaaaagtccaacaACAAAACCTTTTATCAGGgatttgttttagaaaacaacattcagtgtatattttaattttagtgtattttgcctctaaatttctttttagcattttaataatCTGTATGTGTCTCAATTCGATTGGCAGATTCAGTTAGACTCAATAGCCTACATTTCagaaagaaacttattttttcttattgtttgtgtatttttggtttgCGTGTTGGTTGCTTTACACATTACCAAAATTTAATATTAGTTAACCGCTAAGGCTAAGTCAGATAGTTATTAAGTATTCTAGTTAATTGGGATCTACCATAAAGCTAAGAACTAAATGTATTTCTATAAGTGGAAAGTCTAAAATACTTGAagtttgatttctt comes from Theropithecus gelada isolate Dixy chromosome 4, Tgel_1.0, whole genome shotgun sequence and encodes:
- the FAM83B gene encoding protein FAM83B, producing the protein METSSMLSSLNDECKSDNYIEPHYKEWYRVAIDILIEHGLEAYQEFLVQERVSDFLAEEEINYILKNVQKVAQSTAHGTDDSCDDTSSSGTYWPVESDVEAPNLDLGWPYVMPGLLGGTHIDLLFHPPRAHLLTIKETIRKMIKEARKVIALVMDIFTDVDIFKEIVEASTRGVSVYILLDESNFNHFLNMTEKQGCSVQRLRNIRVRTVKGQDYLSKTGAKFHGKMEQKFLLVDCQKVMYGSYSYMWSFEKAHLSMVQIITGQLVESFDEEFRTLYARSCVPSSFAQEESARVKHGKALWENGTYQHSISSLASVSSQRNLFGRQDKIHKLDSSYFKNRGIYTLNEHDKYNIRSHGYKPHFVPNFNGPNAIRQFQPSQINENWKRHSYAGEQPETVPYLLLNRALNRTNNPPGNWKKPSDSLSVASSSREGYASHHNAPAQSFANRLAQRKTTNLADRNSNVRRSFNGTDNHIRFLQQRMPTLEHTTKSFLRNWRIESYLNDHSEAIPDSNGSALGDRFEGYDNPENLKANALYTHSRLRSSLVFKPTLPEQKEVNSCTTGSSNSTIIGSQGSETPKEVPDTPTNVQHLTDKPLPESVPKLPLQSEAPKMHTLQVPENHSVALNQTTNGHTESNNYIYTTLCVNKQTENLKNQQTENLLKRRSFPLFDNSRANLDPGNSKHYVYSTLTRNRVRQPEKPKEDLLKSSKSMHNVTHNLEEDEEEVTKENPPSSTTTKSISIAALLDVNKEESNKELTSKKEVKGSPSFLKKGSQKLRSLLSLTPDKKENLSKNKAPAFYRLCSSSDTLVSEGEENQKPKKSDTKVDSSPRRKHSSSSNSQCSIHKSKEDVTISPSQEINAPSDENKRTPSPGPFESKLLERAGDASAPRFNTEQIQYRDSREINAVVTPERRPTSSPRPTSNELLRSHSTDRRVYSRFEPFCKIESSIQPTSNMPNTSINRPEIKSATVSNSYGRSSPMLNYNTGVYRSYQPNENKFRGFMQKFGNFIHKNK